The sequence below is a genomic window from Lolium perenne isolate Kyuss_39 chromosome 4, Kyuss_2.0, whole genome shotgun sequence.
AGCAACATGACGGCATGCTTTGGACATTATATCCACTATACTGCTATAGGCTGATTAACTACCTTATTAGATTCAGATGTAAGCGTGGCTCCGTGCCTGCGCTCACTTTTATCTTTTTTTGTCACTTTCCAGTCGTATTTGCAGCTCTCACGGGTACTATCGGGCAAGCAAGCCATGTAGTAGGTCACTGATTTGACAAAAAATGATTACAGATATATACAACTAATAATGTCTGTTTCGTGTGCACCTCGCAAGAGCTTTGTAGATTACCCAAACGTCTAATACTGTAAAACCTCCTAAATCGCTCTGCATACATTAACCACCGATCCAAGTTCCATTTTTTTTCTACTCTCTTCTATCCATAATAAGTGTTACGGTGTTAGAAGAATCATGAAAATTATTATGGATCAGAGAGAGTACAAAATTGGGGGTCGCGTGGCCCATTTGATCAAGTAGAAGTCACCCGAAGCTGCACTAAGCGACGCATTTCACAATCACATATCCGAAAACTTAGGAAATGTTTTCCTAGGGCTTCCTGTACGAGGGCGATTTAAGGCGGTCATTGCTTTTGCCATCGGCCGATGTTGCCGCCGTTGGTTCCCTACCCTCCACCGGCCGCCATGGCGGCTGGAGGGTGGGGGGACCTCAAATTGGATGACCCGCCCTCGTAGGGTCTTCAAGTTCTTCGCTTACGGTGAAGGAGCATTGGTGGCGACGAGAATAAAGGTCCTTTAGCCCACCCCATATCGGTTTTCTTCTCTGGAGGAGCGTCGACTTCTAGAGCTTGATGTCAATCGTCGGGCATTAGGTATGGTGTGATAAGTGTTTATCTACAGTGATATGTTGGAGTATTGGTGTCATCAAGTTCCGCCTCTGTCTGATGGAACTCAGCCATGTACAGCTTCATCGGGTAACTTGCAAGTTTGGTGTCCCCCGTTTCCGTCTAACCGGAGATGGGATTATCCTCCTGCCCTTCTTGGTGCTAGCTTCTTTGGGAAGGCGATTTCTCGAGATCGTGGCTGCCTACATCTTCTGATCTACAGCGACAACATCTCAACGGTTGCTTCAACAATCATCTTAGTTTTTTTACGGTTTCTCTGACACGAGCTTTGCTGCACCAGGACGCAGGACGGTTTGCTGACGGCGCGCCGTAGATGGTTACAGAGGAAGATGGTAGAAGCAACGATCCGTTTGACCATGTGTGAGTGGGAGTGAGGCAGGCAGCGGTCCGAGTGGCCAGCGAATCCAGCTCCCGAGCTCACTCTCGGGTTGGTGGTGGTAGCCAGTCTCCTCATTTAAACTGCCCATCTGCCCCCGGCCCTCTCCTTGCCACTATAAACCCCACCACGCCACCACCTCCTCTGCAGCAACTCCCTCAACCGCACCCCCACGCCAACAATACACACCCTGCGCTGCCCTCCACACGCATCCAACATACCTACGTCGTCGACTCGCCAAAGCCCACTGCGTTCGCCGCACAAACCGAGCTGATCGAGAGAGCGCCGTGTCGTGCCGTGCCGTGCCGTGCCGTGCTGGTACGGGCCGGGGAGGCGAGCGAGTGCGTGCATAAGCTGCGCATCCATCGATCATGCCGAGCGCGCCGGGGAGCGGCTTCTCCGGGTCGGTCAGCCTCAAGTACGTGAAGCTGGGCTACCAGTACCTGGTGAACCACTTCCTCACCATCCTCCTCCTCCCAgtcatggccgccgccgcgctcgAGCTCGTCCGCCTCGGCCCCGACGAGCTGCTCTCCCTCTGGCGCTCCCTCCACCTCGACCTCGTCCACATCCTCTGCTCCGCCTTCCTCCTCGTCTTCGTCGCCACCGTCTACTTCATGTCCCGCCCGCGCCCCGTCTACCTCGTCGACTACTGCTGCTACAAGCCCTCCCCGAGCTTCCGGGTCCCCTTCACCACCTTCATGGAGCACATCAAGCTCATCAGCAACAACGAGAAGAGCCTCAAGTTCCAGACCCGCATCCTCGAGCGCTCGGGACTCGGCGAGGAGACCTGCCTCCCGCCCGCCAACCACTACATCCCGCCCAGCCCCAGCATGGAGGCCGCCCGCGCCGAGGCGCAGCTCGTCATCTTCAACGCCATCGACGACCTCGTCCTCCGCACCGGGCTCAAGCCCAAGGATATCGACATCCTCGTCGTCAACTGCAGCCTCTTCTCTCCCACGCCCTCCCTCTCCGCCATGATCATCAACAGGTACAAGCTCCGCAGCAACATCCGCAGCTTCAACCTCTCCGGCATGGGATGCAGCGCAGGGCTCATCTCAATCGACCTCGCCCGTGACATGCTACAGGTAACCACCCTCTTTCTTTAATTTCAACAATTCAGTACTGTCTGAACTTCTCAGATCATCAAATTAATTAACTTCTCAAAACACGTACTACGTGCAGGTGCACCCCAACTCGAACGCGCTGGTCATCTCCACGGAGATCATCACGCCCAACTTCTACCACGGCAGCCGCCGCGACATGCTGCTGCCCAACTGCCTCTTCCGGATGGGCGCGGCGGCGATCCTGCTCTCCAACCGCCGCCGCGAGTCCTCCCGCGCCAAGTACCGTCTGATGCACGTCGTCCGCACCCACAAGGGCGCCGACGACCGGGCCTACCGCTGCGtgtacgaggaggaggacgacgagggcCACTCGGGCATCTCGCTCTCCAAGGAGCTCATGGCCATCGCCGGGGAGGCGCTCAAGTCCAACATCACCACCATGGGCCCGCTGGTGCTGCCCATGTCGGAGCAGCTGCTCTTCTTCTTCCGCCTCGTGGGGCGCAAGGTCATCAACAAGCGCTGGAAGCCATACATCCCGGACTTCAAGCTCGCCTTCGACCACTTCTGCATCCACGCCGGGGGGCGAGCCGTCATCGACGAGCTGCAGAAGAACCTCGACCTGTCGGCGCGCCACGTGGAGGCGTCCCGCATGACGCTGCACCGCTTCGGCAACACCTCCAGCAGCTCGCTCTGGTACGAGCTCGCCTACATCGAGGGCAAGGGCCGGATGCGCAAGGGGGACCGCGTGTGGCAGATCGGATTCGGCTCGGGGTTCAAGTGCAACAGCGCCGTCTGGAAGTGCCTCCGCACCGTCAAGACCCCCACCGACGGGCCCTGGGACGACTGCATCCACCGCTACCCCGTACACATCCCGGAGGTCGTCAAGCTGTAAATTGAACTCAGCTCGCCGCCGGCGCCGTACCCTCCATGTACGTGTCCCCCAAACTTGGAGCTTTGTGGGGGGTGCTAGCTGTTCTTTCTCCTCTCCTCTGCTCTTCTTTCTTTGAACTTCTTTTCTCTTTGATCGcgttttaaatttaaattaaaaGGGGGGATTAAATCGATACTCGTGGGATTATTCGTCACACAAGGACGAGCAGAGATCATTTACAGGAGATGTAATTAGCTACCTATGTTTATATTTATATTGGAGGCGACGTTAACGTGGGCTTACGTGGTTGTTAAATTGTTCTTGTCACGAATTCCACGGGAACTTGTAATCCATAATTGTAACCGGACTGAAAGGTATCATTGCATGCTCATGATAGGCACTGGACGGGTCAGTCCTGCATTGCCTGTCAATTAAATTCCTCTCAATTGTATAAATCCCCATTACTTTTCATTGTATACATTGTCAGAGTATCATTAGTGACTTTATTTTTtattactccctccaatccatattatttgccactcaaatggatgtatctataatTAAAATATGTAGACACTATCAGTGTTAAGTAATATGAATTGGAAAAAGTATATATGAACTTGTGTCCATATTATTTGCCACAcaaatggatgtatctataatTGAAATGTGCAGATACATCTGTATCAatgtcaagtaatatgaatcggagaaaGTATATATGAACTTGATCGCCGTTAGAATGTATCGTAGACTATTAGCTAGTATTACATCCATTCCAAAGTGTAAATCCTTTTTACAGTCAGCTTTGAAAAAAAAAAGTCTTACATTCCGAATGGAGTTACTTCCTCTATCTCAGTTTACTAGCCGTGCACATGTACCTATGTCGTCAATTTGATATATATAATATAAATTATACTACCttcatcccaaggcttaaggcttattttttcagaaagtcaaactatgttaagtttgactaagtttttatcaaaaatcattaacatgaaaagtacaaaatcaatatcattagatagataataaaatatattttcatatggtatctacaaaatatcatatttgttcataaattcttctaaaattttggtcaaactttactctattttattt
It includes:
- the LOC127296457 gene encoding 3-ketoacyl-CoA synthase 6, producing MPSAPGSGFSGSVSLKYVKLGYQYLVNHFLTILLLPVMAAAALELVRLGPDELLSLWRSLHLDLVHILCSAFLLVFVATVYFMSRPRPVYLVDYCCYKPSPSFRVPFTTFMEHIKLISNNEKSLKFQTRILERSGLGEETCLPPANHYIPPSPSMEAARAEAQLVIFNAIDDLVLRTGLKPKDIDILVVNCSLFSPTPSLSAMIINRYKLRSNIRSFNLSGMGCSAGLISIDLARDMLQVHPNSNALVISTEIITPNFYHGSRRDMLLPNCLFRMGAAAILLSNRRRESSRAKYRLMHVVRTHKGADDRAYRCVYEEEDDEGHSGISLSKELMAIAGEALKSNITTMGPLVLPMSEQLLFFFRLVGRKVINKRWKPYIPDFKLAFDHFCIHAGGRAVIDELQKNLDLSARHVEASRMTLHRFGNTSSSSLWYELAYIEGKGRMRKGDRVWQIGFGSGFKCNSAVWKCLRTVKTPTDGPWDDCIHRYPVHIPEVVKL